A window of Chengkuizengella sediminis contains these coding sequences:
- a CDS encoding fatty acid desaturase, which translates to MSKKNRINFKKLLAPFEKSSTKSSTRQILNTFLPFFILWFAAYQSLSVSFWLSLLFSIPASGFLVRIFIIFHDCCHQSFFKSRMKNDILGSISGVLTLFPYEKWKREHSIHHATNGNLNKRGTGDIWVLTVDEYVKASFWKRLAYRLYRNPLVMFGLGPIYILIILNRFNAKDARKKERISTYMTNLFIIALYSLMCIVIGWKAFLMIQAPILFVSGVLGIWLFYVQHQFEDSYFEDEENWDYVKAAIDGSSYYKLPKILQWITGNIGFHHVHHLSSKIPNYNLEKVHKSISELKKATTIKIGTSLKSLRFKLWDERRKTFISFRELKKFYFSTKVNAK; encoded by the coding sequence ATGAGTAAAAAAAATCGAATTAACTTTAAAAAATTGCTAGCACCTTTCGAAAAATCTAGTACCAAATCAAGTACGAGGCAAATATTGAATACATTTCTGCCGTTTTTTATACTTTGGTTCGCAGCGTATCAAAGTTTAAGTGTTTCTTTTTGGTTATCTCTTTTGTTTTCAATCCCTGCTTCAGGGTTTCTAGTACGTATTTTTATTATATTTCATGATTGTTGCCATCAATCCTTTTTCAAAAGTCGAATGAAAAATGATATTCTTGGTTCAATTAGTGGAGTTTTGACTCTGTTTCCTTATGAAAAATGGAAAAGAGAACATTCCATTCATCATGCTACGAATGGAAATTTAAACAAAAGAGGTACTGGAGATATATGGGTTCTTACAGTAGATGAATATGTAAAAGCATCATTTTGGAAAAGATTGGCATATCGGCTGTATAGGAATCCACTTGTTATGTTTGGCTTAGGTCCAATTTATATTTTAATCATTTTAAATCGTTTTAATGCAAAAGATGCAAGAAAAAAAGAACGAATCAGCACTTATATGACTAATTTATTCATTATTGCTCTATATAGTTTAATGTGTATTGTCATTGGTTGGAAAGCATTTTTAATGATTCAAGCACCCATTCTTTTTGTAAGTGGTGTATTAGGAATATGGTTATTTTATGTTCAACACCAATTTGAAGATTCTTACTTTGAAGATGAAGAAAATTGGGATTACGTTAAAGCAGCAATAGATGGCAGTTCATATTATAAATTACCAAAAATTTTACAGTGGATCACTGGGAATATTGGTTTTCATCATGTCCATCATCTTAGTTCAAAAATACCAAATTATAACTTGGAAAAAGTGCATAAATCAATATCTGAATTAAAAAAAGCGACAACGATAAAAATAGGTACTAGTTTGAAATCACTTCGTTTCAAACTTTGGGATGAAAGACGAAAAACTTTTATCAGTTTTAGAGAGTTAAAGAAATTTTATTTTAGTACGAAGGTAAATGCAAAGTAA
- a CDS encoding multicopper oxidase family protein, which translates to MVITPGIPNLPYVMKDGIKHFTLVAEPVTQQLLPGLYMNGWGYNGYIPGPTIQVFHGDRVNIRVYNKLPEPTSVHWHGIDLPNVMDGVPEVEPSPRIDPNHYFDYQFNIINPPGTHMYHTHYHTAKQEMMGLGGTFIILEPPQKKSVIQRDYFMMLQEFAVIGLEKGTLSPGTYDLEPLSHELNFFTINGRCFPYTIPLFVKEGENIRIRIGNLGMNAHPIHLHGHQFIVTATDGNSFTESNQYLKNTILVGAGETYDTQFYTNNPGIWPLHCHIPHHLSNNSTTNTGGMFTTVVYK; encoded by the coding sequence TTGGTTATCACTCCAGGCATTCCAAACCTTCCTTACGTTATGAAAGACGGTATTAAACATTTTACACTTGTAGCCGAACCTGTGACCCAACAATTGCTGCCGGGGTTGTATATGAATGGATGGGGGTATAATGGGTATATCCCAGGTCCTACAATACAAGTTTTTCACGGGGATAGAGTAAATATTAGAGTATATAACAAACTTCCAGAACCAACGAGTGTCCATTGGCATGGGATTGATTTACCTAATGTCATGGATGGGGTTCCAGAAGTAGAACCTTCCCCTAGAATTGATCCAAATCATTATTTTGACTATCAATTTAATATTATTAACCCACCAGGTACACATATGTATCATACACATTATCATACTGCTAAACAAGAAATGATGGGTCTTGGTGGAACTTTTATTATATTAGAACCACCTCAAAAGAAATCCGTAATTCAAAGAGACTATTTTATGATGTTACAGGAATTTGCAGTTATAGGACTTGAGAAAGGGACTTTATCACCAGGTACATATGATCTTGAACCTCTGTCGCATGAATTAAATTTCTTCACAATAAACGGAAGGTGCTTTCCTTATACAATACCACTCTTCGTTAAAGAAGGTGAAAACATACGAATTCGCATTGGTAATTTAGGAATGAATGCTCATCCCATCCATCTACATGGACACCAATTTATAGTGACTGCTACAGATGGAAATTCTTTTACAGAGAGTAATCAATATTTGAAAAACACGATTTTAGTAGGTGCTGGTGAAACATATGATACTCAGTTTTATACCAATAATCCTGGGATATGGCCATTACATTGTCATATTCCTCATCATTTATCTAATAATTCTACAACAAATACTGGTGGCATGTTTACAACTGTTGTTTATAAATAA
- a CDS encoding Ada metal-binding domain-containing protein, whose translation MEHKFYHNEMYRIMKNRDSSYDGYFFMCNKLTQTYCLISCEATLPKTENVEFVQTYAEADAKGFQPCKLCNPNVFHVKWVDYVDTIEIEVPEEFDFTECLVFLKRSEEECLHKVVQNKLFKLLKFDQKFVLLEISSVNRKMIITFLKGIPTHWMRAQTAKYIWDMFDLDTELAPFYSSLKKDPIMGQLIKDYYGLRLIKINDLFEALCWSILGQQINLRFAYTLKKRFVQAYGEKFTYKDEDYWIFPKANHICEIPIEDLKEMQISTRKAEYIVGVAKKITDGTLNQKQLGFENNYNKMVDQLTSIRGVGKWTADYTIMKCYSINSAFPIADVGIHNALKAILALNQKPSIDEIKVLVKQWTGWESYAAFYLWRSLYD comes from the coding sequence ATGGAACATAAGTTTTATCATAATGAGATGTATCGAATTATGAAAAATCGGGATTCATCGTATGATGGATATTTTTTTATGTGTAATAAGTTAACTCAAACTTATTGTTTAATTTCATGTGAGGCAACCTTGCCTAAAACTGAAAATGTAGAATTTGTTCAAACCTATGCTGAAGCAGATGCTAAGGGCTTTCAGCCTTGTAAATTGTGTAACCCTAATGTTTTTCATGTCAAATGGGTTGACTATGTTGATACCATTGAAATCGAAGTACCTGAAGAATTTGATTTTACTGAATGTTTGGTCTTTTTAAAAAGATCAGAAGAAGAATGTTTACATAAGGTCGTCCAAAATAAACTATTTAAATTACTGAAATTTGATCAAAAATTTGTGCTGTTAGAAATATCAAGTGTTAATAGAAAAATGATCATTACATTTTTGAAGGGAATTCCTACCCATTGGATGAGAGCTCAAACTGCAAAATATATTTGGGATATGTTTGATCTTGATACAGAATTAGCCCCCTTTTATTCATCTTTAAAAAAAGATCCTATAATGGGACAGCTTATTAAAGATTATTACGGATTAAGATTAATTAAAATCAATGATTTATTTGAAGCATTATGTTGGTCTATTCTAGGACAACAGATCAATTTGAGGTTTGCTTATACTTTAAAAAAACGTTTTGTTCAGGCATATGGTGAAAAATTTACATACAAAGATGAAGATTATTGGATTTTCCCTAAGGCAAATCATATATGTGAAATCCCAATTGAAGATTTAAAGGAAATGCAGATATCAACAAGAAAAGCAGAGTATATTGTTGGGGTTGCAAAGAAGATCACGGATGGAACTTTAAATCAAAAACAATTAGGATTTGAAAACAATTATAATAAAATGGTGGATCAACTTACTTCTATTAGGGGAGTAGGAAAATGGACAGCGGATTATACGATTATGAAGTGTTATTCTATCAATAGCGCTTTTCCAATAGCAGATGTAGGAATTCACAATGCTTTAAAAGCAATCTTAGCATTAAATCAAAAACCATCTATTGATGAAATAAAGGTACTAGTTAAACAATGGACAGGTTGGGAGTCTTACGCTGCGTTTTATCTTTGGAGATCATTGTATGATTAA
- a CDS encoding GDSL-type esterase/lipase family protein, whose product MINYLALGDSLTVGVGASSPQYGFVPQYISKTNRELKKYIFCENMGVSGATSEDVLDMVINFEDIQLLIKQADMISITVGGNDMKNAAVQFLRSKNESVLAAALKRFNYNFDNIIDIIHQLKKHNKKNYMLRGMNLYNPFPKIPGTAVWVKRFNQHIESFEGKNIGIANVYPIFVGREKELLSSDNFHPNGKGYYLMAEALNALGYYPLYK is encoded by the coding sequence TTGATTAATTATTTAGCTTTAGGTGATTCCTTAACGGTTGGTGTGGGTGCTTCGTCTCCGCAATATGGTTTTGTTCCTCAGTATATTTCAAAGACAAATAGAGAATTAAAAAAATATATCTTTTGTGAAAATATGGGTGTATCTGGTGCAACTTCAGAGGATGTTTTAGATATGGTTATTAATTTTGAGGATATTCAACTGCTAATTAAGCAAGCGGATATGATTTCCATAACAGTAGGTGGAAATGATATGAAAAATGCTGCAGTGCAATTTTTAAGAAGTAAAAATGAAAGTGTATTAGCTGCAGCCCTTAAACGATTTAATTATAATTTTGACAACATCATTGATATCATACATCAATTAAAAAAACATAATAAGAAAAATTATATGCTCAGAGGTATGAATTTATATAATCCATTTCCAAAAATACCAGGAACTGCAGTTTGGGTTAAACGATTTAATCAACATATAGAAAGCTTTGAAGGTAAGAATATTGGAATTGCTAACGTATATCCAATTTTTGTAGGTAGAGAAAAAGAATTATTATCATCAGACAATTTTCACCCGAATGGTAAAGGATATTACTTGATGGCCGAAGCGTTAAATGCACTAGGTTATTATCCATTATATAAGTGA